One region of Ananas comosus cultivar F153 linkage group 9, ASM154086v1, whole genome shotgun sequence genomic DNA includes:
- the LOC109715908 gene encoding syntaxin-132-like isoform X2, whose translation MHNLLTDSLEILRGQTSRNDDIELGSQAPKNPAELGLEGFFKQVQEIEKHIDKLSKLLKKLQNAHEDSKLVTMAVAIREIKQRMKKDIDEVSRIARLAKSKIEEMDKDNLANRQKPGCGKGSGVDRSRTASTVALKKKLKERMDDFQSLREAIQQEYREVVERRVFTVTGTRADEETIDRLIETGKSEQILKDAIQAPGRGQVMDTLSEIQERHDTVRELERKLLELQQLKETCWITLNLMFRVLLTMCNPGRYLSRRQRSYKRILASGCA comes from the exons ATGCATAATCTACTCACG GATTCTCTTGAGATCCTCCGAGGTCAGACCTCAAGAAATGATGACATTGAATTAGGATCTCAGGCTCCAAAGAACCCTGCAGAACTAGGATTAGAAGGTTTCTTCAAACAG GTTCAAGAAATCGAGAAACACATAGATAAGCTGTCTAAGCTGTTAAAGAAACTTCAG AATGCACATGAGGACTCAAAGCTGGTCACCATGGCAGTTGCTATAAGAG AAATCAAGCAGCGGATGAAGAAAGATATCGACGAAGTAAGTAGAATTGCTCGTCTGGCAAAGTCAAAGATCGAAGAAATGGACAAAGAT AATCTAGCAAACAGACAAAAGCCAGGATGTGGTAAGGGGTCAGGCGTAGATCGATCAAGAACTGCTTCTACGGT AGCATTGAAAAAGAAACTGAAAGAGCGGATGGATGACTTTCAG TCTCTAAGGGAGGCAATCCAGCAAGAATACCGAGAAGTTGTTGAAAGAAGGGTATTTACAG TAACCGGTACTCGTGCTGATGAAGAG ACAATTGACCGATTAATCGAAACTGGAAAAAGTGAACAAATACTTAAAGATGCCATTCAAGCACCAGGGCGTGGCCAA GTAATGGACACCCTGTCCGAAATACAGGAGCGTCATGACACCGTTAGGGAATTAGAGAGGAAACTTCTTGAGTTGCAGCAG CTCAAGGAGACATGCTGGATAACATTGAATCTCAT GTTTCGAGTGCTGTTGACCATGTGCAATCCGGGACGGTATCTCTCCAGAAGGCAAAGAAGCTACAAAAGAATTCTCGCAAGTGGATGTGCATAG
- the LOC109715908 gene encoding syntaxin-132-like isoform X1 has protein sequence MHNLLTDSLEILRGQTSRNDDIELGSQAPKNPAELGLEGFFKQVQEIEKHIDKLSKLLKKLQNAHEDSKLVTMAVAIREIKQRMKKDIDEVSRIARLAKSKIEEMDKDNLANRQKPGCGKGSGVDRSRTASTVALKKKLKERMDDFQSLREAIQQEYREVVERRVFTVTGTRADEETIDRLIETGKSEQILKDAIQAPGRGQVMDTLSEIQERHDTVRELERKLLELQQIFLDMAVLIEAQGDMLDNIESHVSSAVDHVQSGTVSLQKAKKLQKNSRKWMCIAILVLLMIVAIIVVALIKPWSKGA, from the exons ATGCATAATCTACTCACG GATTCTCTTGAGATCCTCCGAGGTCAGACCTCAAGAAATGATGACATTGAATTAGGATCTCAGGCTCCAAAGAACCCTGCAGAACTAGGATTAGAAGGTTTCTTCAAACAG GTTCAAGAAATCGAGAAACACATAGATAAGCTGTCTAAGCTGTTAAAGAAACTTCAG AATGCACATGAGGACTCAAAGCTGGTCACCATGGCAGTTGCTATAAGAG AAATCAAGCAGCGGATGAAGAAAGATATCGACGAAGTAAGTAGAATTGCTCGTCTGGCAAAGTCAAAGATCGAAGAAATGGACAAAGAT AATCTAGCAAACAGACAAAAGCCAGGATGTGGTAAGGGGTCAGGCGTAGATCGATCAAGAACTGCTTCTACGGT AGCATTGAAAAAGAAACTGAAAGAGCGGATGGATGACTTTCAG TCTCTAAGGGAGGCAATCCAGCAAGAATACCGAGAAGTTGTTGAAAGAAGGGTATTTACAG TAACCGGTACTCGTGCTGATGAAGAG ACAATTGACCGATTAATCGAAACTGGAAAAAGTGAACAAATACTTAAAGATGCCATTCAAGCACCAGGGCGTGGCCAA GTAATGGACACCCTGTCCGAAATACAGGAGCGTCATGACACCGTTAGGGAATTAGAGAGGAAACTTCTTGAGTTGCAGCAG ATATTTCTTGATATGGCTGTGTTGATTGAAGCTCAAGGAGACATGCTGGATAACATTGAATCTCAT GTTTCGAGTGCTGTTGACCATGTGCAATCCGGGACGGTATCTCTCCAGAAGGCAAAGAAGCTACAAAAGAATTCTCGCAAGTGGATGTGCATAGCCATACTAGTACTTCTTATGATTGTCGCGATCATCGTCGTGGCTCTGATAAAACCATGGAGCAAGGGTGCTTAG